Below is a genomic region from Candidatus Eisenbacteria bacterium.
GGTAGTCGGGGGAAAGATCGAGCGAGGGGGCCGCGCGCCGGAAGAGGCTCCAGACGCGCGTCGCGGTGTAACGGAGGCTCTTCGGCGTCGCGGGACAGTACGCGTCGTCGAAACGGAAGGGCTTCCCCGAGGCCGCGTCGTAGTATCCGCGCTCGACCGCGAACGAAACGACATCGTCGGAGAAGAGACAGTTCTTCGGGTCGTCGAGAGGGAACGAGCCGATGCGCGCCCGGTTCGCGTGACAGGAGATCATCCCGTCCGGGATGCGAACCGCGACCCAAACCGCTCCCTTTCGCTCCGGGCCCCTTCCGATCATCTCGAGGATCCACGCTTCGTTCGGATCGCCGATCGAGAAGGACTCCCCCGTCGATCGATAGCCGTACTCCTCGACGAGATCCGTGATCACGCCGATCGCCTCGCGGGCGGTGCGCGCGCGTTGAAGCGCGAGCTGCATCAGGTCCCAGTAGTGAAGGATCCCGTCCGGGTTCACAAGCTCTTGGCGCCCGTCGAAGGTCGTCTCGGCGATGACGAGTTGATGCTCGTTCATCCCGCGGACGTGCGCGTACGTGTGCGGAATCTCGGCGATCTTCCCGCGCGCCTTCCCTCCCCAATCGACGATCTCGAGCGAATCGCCCGGTGCATGGCTCGCCGCCGGCTGAAGGCGGAGGCGCGGATGGAACTCCCCGTCGCAGGTGTAGGTGATCATCACCGACCCGTCCGCGGAGGCTCCTTTGGTGACGAGCAGGTTGGTGCACGCGCGCGGCGCGGTCGCCGGCGCGAGAAGAACGAGAGTGAGAAGCACGGCTGTCGACGTTCGCTCTTGGTTCATGAGATCCCTCTCTCCGAGTCTCCCTATCTCGCCGCATTCTACATCGGACCGCCCCCTAGGGGCATCTGCGAAAAGGCCGACCCCGGTCGTACCCGCCGCGTAGCTTCTTGTTTCCCAGCGAGTTGAACGGCCCACCCCTCCTTCATTGTTTTCGGAAAGCGGGGATGATAGGATCCGGCTTCAGGCGAGGCTGTTCCCTGATCAACCAACGGAGAAAGAAAACATGTCGGACAAGAAGGCGGACCTGGCAGGGCCGGGCGTCAGCACGTACGAGGAAGTCGAGAAGATCCTTCCGAACGATTATCAACCGATCCTCCGCCCGATGGAGCGGATGAAGGCTCTCTTCGGCATCAAGAACTACATCGAGGAGAACCTCTGCAAA
It encodes:
- a CDS encoding C69 family dipeptidase — its product is MNQERTSTAVLLTLVLLAPATAPRACTNLLVTKGASADGSVMITYTCDGEFHPRLRLQPAASHAPGDSLEIVDWGGKARGKIAEIPHTYAHVRGMNEHQLVIAETTFDGRQELVNPDGILHYWDLMQLALQRARTAREAIGVITDLVEEYGYRSTGESFSIGDPNEAWILEMIGRGPERKGAVWVAVRIPDGMISCHANRARIGSFPLDDPKNCLFSDDVVSFAVERGYYDAASGKPFRFDDAYCPATPKSLRYTATRVWSLFRRAAPSLDLSPDYHRAVEGAEPYPLWIRPDRKLALADVFDLMRDHYEGTEFDMTVGPDAGPFGSPDRSRPIAWTVDGVEYAWERPISTRQTGFSFVSQSRSRLPDAVGGVLWYGVDDTWFTCYTPLYCCIDAIPRSFAAGSLEKFSSESAWWVFNFVSNYAQLRYSDMSPEVRAVQSALEGEMIALQPAVEETALRLLERDPARARRYLTDYSVSCGERVAARWRELSEHLVAKYNDGYVRDSNNEAQEKGHPEGWLRRMIREDPERFRLKPEGPGAADWKLVD